The Delphinus delphis chromosome 2, mDelDel1.2, whole genome shotgun sequence genome contains a region encoding:
- the LOC132419867 gene encoding malignant T-cell-amplified sequence 1-like, protein MFKKFDEKENVSNCIQLKTSVIKGIKNQLIEQFPGIDPWLNQIMPKKDPVKIVRCHEHIEILTVNGELLFFRQREGPFYPTLRLLHKYPFILPRQQVDKGAIKFVLSGANIMCPGLTSPGAKLYPAAVDTVVAIMAEGKQHALCVGVMKMSAEEIEKVNKGIGIENIHYLNDGLWHMKTYK, encoded by the coding sequence ATGTTCAAGAAatttgatgaaaaagaaaatgtgtccaACTGCATCCAGTTGAAAACTTCCGTTATTAAGGGTATTAAGAACCAGTTGATAGAGCAGTTTCCTGGTATCGATCCGTGGCTGAATCAAATCATGCCTAAGAAGGATCCGGTCAAAATAGTGCGATGCCACGAACACATAGAAATCCTCACTGTAAACGGGGAGTTACTATTTTTTAGACAAAGAGAAGGGCCTTTTTATCCAACGCTAAGGCTGCTTCACAAATACCCTTTCATCCTGCCCCGCCAGCAGGTTGATAAAGGAGCCATCAAGTTTGTGCTCAGTGGAGCCAATATCATGTGTCCAGGCCTGACCTCTCCCGGAGCTAAGCTCTACCCCGCCGCGGTGGACACGGTGGTTGCAATCATGGCAGAAGGAAAACAGCACGCCCTGTGTGTGGGAGTCATGAAGATGTCTGCAGAGGAAATCGAGAAAGTCAACAAAGGAATCGGGATCGAAAATATCCATTATTTAAATGACGGGCTGTGGCACATGAAGACGTATAAATGA